The nucleotide sequence CTGTGGGGAAGTACTTCTTTGAAGGCTGCAACCAAGCAATGGAGATCCTCTCTTCCGTACAACGAACAAATTGGGTCAGGAATGATTTCGGCAATCACCCAGAGAGTCTGCTCACAGCCTCCGGATTCAGTTCAGTACTGGCATTGATGGATCGTGAGGCGATGCCCTGCATAGGCACGCTGAGTGTGAATGAGACCGCCCTGAACATCGTCAAGAAACAGAAGAGTAGTCAAGAAGATTCCCTTGCATGTATAGCGCTCATTGCCAAGGCAACATCTGAGATTGAGAAGCAGGTTTCATTGATCGAACAGGAGACACCTTCTTCACATCTAGTTGGTGAACTTGAGTGTGCATTACTTGATTTAAAGTGTTGGGGGTATCTAGGTCGATACTATGTTGAGAAACTCAGTGCAACGTTGGACCTCTGCTGCCTCCGTTATAGCGGTAATGAAACCTACCGTGCTTCTGCCGTACAGCACCTTAAGGATGCGATTGGTCCTTTTGAGCTACTAGCCAGCACTTGGGCTTCCCATTATATGCCGTATAAAATGGTAAGAAGCAAATATATGTTTGGCTATACCTACTATATTGATGAGGTGAAAAAAGATATCCGTATTGCGAAAAACATTACGTTTGAGGGGTAGTAAGCTGCCATTGCATCGAAAAACAAGGAGTATACAATGGATTTACGCGATAAGGCAAAAGAACTGATAGATAATTGGAAGGGACCAGCCTACACCTTTGGGGTTGATGTACTCGACCAGATCGGGGCAAAGGCGAAGGCATTGGGCAATACGGTGCTGGTGGTCTCGGAGGATATGTTTGAACCTATCAACCAGCGAGTGCTTGTAAGCCTGAAAAACGCTGATGTTGAGCTTGTAACCAAGACAATAGTGCAGGGGGCTAAACCCAATGCACCCCGGGAGGATGTGTATCGTCTGGAGTCCTATATCCTCCACTACAAACCAAACAGTGTTATTGTCATCGGTGGTGGAAGCGGTATTGATGCTATAAAGGCTGCTACGGTTCTTGCTTCACTTGGAGCTGTACATTCTCCTGAAATTGAAGCGTATTTCGGGGTTGGGCTGGTAACCGAGGCCTTGAAGCATAGTGGTAAGGGATTGCTTCCCGTCATTGCCGTGCAAACCTCTGCAAGCTCAGGGGCACACCTGACAAAATATGCTAATATCACCGATCCTATTGAGGGGCAGAAAAAGCTCATTGTAGATGAGGCTGTGGTACCTGCTGCCCCTTTGTTTGATTATCGGGTAACGACAACCATGCCAGCAATCCTTACTATAGATGGAGCTATTGACGGAATCGCTCACTGTCTTGAGGTATTCTACGGTGCTCGGGAAGAAAACTTTGATAAGATAAGCGAGATTGCCCAGGTTGCTATCGAGCTTGTTGTAAAATATACCAAGCAAGCTGTAGATAACCCGAAGGACGCAGAAGCTCGGGAAGCCCTTGGTCTCGCTACTGATCTTGGCGGGTATGCCATTATGCTGGGTGGCACGAATGGGGCGCACTTGACCAGTTTCAGCTTGGTCGACCTTACCAGCCATGGCAGGGCCTGTGGTATCATGAATCCCTACTATGCTGTATTTTTTGCACCCAAGGTGGAGAAGCAACTGAAAATGGTCGGAGCAATCTTCAAGAAGTATGGATTTATCAGCAAGAACCTCGAAACGCTCCTTGGGAGGGACCTTGGCATGGCTGTTGCTGAAGGAATGATTGCTTTCCAGAAGACCATAGGGCTTCCCTCTACCCTTTCTGAGTTGTCAGGGTTTACTGATAAGCATATTGAACGGGCGTTGAAGGCAGCAAAAAATCCACAATTGCAGATGAAACTTCAGAATATGCCAGAGCCGTTGGAGGCTGGCCAGATTGATGCATATATGGGACCTATACTTGAAGCGGCAAGAACAGGAGATCTCTCAATCATTAAGAATGTAGAATAACGCGGGAAATAATCTTGCAATAAGGAGAGGGGTGTTTCCCAGCTCCTTATATATGCGTAAAAAGGGCTACGTTCGTCTATGTAGATGCATCCTATTCATTAATCCAAACAAATACACTCACGCTATAGTATGTCAGGGAGAATGCATCCAGCAATTATCATTGTGGAGCAAGTAGTTTATCTATATGTACATGAGCGTTAGGAGTACCGGTTTTGTGTCAGTTCTCCCACAAATTAGTGCTAGGATTGCAAAAAGTGTGGCAAAAGTCACAGGAAAACTGCAATTTTTCCCCTTTTTCCTTTCTTTCGGGATAAAAAAAGCAGCCCTATACTAGGAATCAAAAGGAGTAGCAAATGAAAAAATGTACAATCTTTCTACTAGTTCTCGCAATGATTTTCCCCCTCTTTGCACAGGGGCAACAGGAACCTAAGGCTTCTGCTTCTGCAGGAGAGATGGCAAAGCTTCGCGTCATGACCCAGCCATACTTCAATGGAATGGTTGCCATGTACATAAGGGACCAAGGATGGGCTGAAGAAGCCGGTCTGGATGTCGAAATCCAGGTGTATTCCAATGGGGCAACAGCAAACGAGGCGTTGGCTGCAGGCCTATGGGATCTTGGTTTCCAGGGTGCCGCATATGTCTTTGGTGTCATAAACACCAACGCAAAACTTGTAGGAAACTATGAGGAAACCCGTGGAGACTCCCTCTTTGTGCGTGCTGACAGTGATATCCTGAAGGCAAAGGGCTTTAACCCAACCTACCCCGACATGTATGGCGATCCCGCTTCGGTGAAGGGAAAAACCATCATCTATGCACCAGGCACATCCTTGCATCAGTTGGTCATTGAGTATCTCGAGCGTGTGGGTGTTTCCATCGATGATGTAGACACCGTACCGATGGACTACCAAACCGGTGAACAGGTATTTGCAACCGGTAATGGGGACATCGTAGCATTCCCGACCCCCTGGTCACTGACCGTTGGTGAAAAGTATGGTTGGGTCGAGATTGCCGCACTGTCGGACTTTGTAATGTCAACCGGTGACCTGATTGTATCCAATGAGGCATACGAAAATAAGCAGGATGCCATTGTTGAGTACATGAAGCTTGTCTATCGTGCCGCAGAGGTCCTTGAGGCTGACCATGAACTGAAGGCGAAAATGCTGGTGAAGTGGTACGAAGAGAATGGAAGAGCCGGCGATTTGGATGCCTGCAGACAGGAAGCCAAGCTGAGACTTCTCATTACACCTGAAGTACAGAAGAGCATGGAATATGGTAAGCCAGAGAATGCAATTGCAGACTTCTATGCAAGTATTGGAAGGATTGAACCTGACCAAGCTGAAATGTTCAAGAAGAATATTGTTGATACTCTTTGGAAAAAGGCTCTTGACGTAAAATAATCAAAACACAAGGGGCAGCTAGCACCTCGCTAGTTGCCCTTTTCAAGGTACGTACAGTGAAAGCAAGAACAAAATATACCCTTATCTCCATCATCTCGTTGATACTCTTCATCCTTCTATGGGAGTTCTTATCACAGACCGGACTGGTCTCGGCAAGGAAACTACCAGCACCCAGCAAGTTGTTCGACACCTTCATCTATAAGCTTTCGAACAAGAACCCTGACGGGGGAACCTTGGGAGTACATATTGCCACCAGTATGAAGGAAGCCTTACTCGGATTCTTCTTCGGTATTGTCATCGGGGTACCACTGGGAATCTGCATGGCATGGTTCAAGAAGTTTGATATGTTTTTCCGCCCACTGTTTGACTTGATCAAACCGATACCTCCGGTTGGCTGGGTTCCCATCATGATCACATTCTTTGGGATTGGGATCATGTCAAAGGTATCAGTTATATTCATCGCATCATTCATTCCCGCTACCATCAACGCATACAGTGGGATAAAACAGACAAAGGATGTTCATATGTGGGTGGCCCAGACCTTCGGGGCCAAGAATAGACAGGTCCTCTTTACCGTGGCCATTCCCTCGGCAGCTCCCATGATTTTCACCGGAGCACGTGTTGCGCTCAATGGTTCTTGGGTATCTCTGGTTGCAGCTGAGCTTATAGCCTCGATCAAGGGCCTTGGCTATATGATCCAAACGGCCCGTCTGGTTGGCAGGATTGATGTAGTATTTGTTGGTGTCCTGGTCATTGGGGTATTCGGTGCCATTATGATGAGTACCCTCTCCTATCTCGAGAAGAAGTTTGTAAAGGGAGGAAGAAGATGACGATGCCGAAACTTAGTACGACAAAAGAATCCAGAGAGTCCCTGCTGTATGGCATTCTGGGAATCATTGCATTCCTCTTCGTCTGGCAATTGGCATGTATGTACACCAACTTCGGCAAGATATTCCCGACACCGCTGGTATCCATACGTGCATTCTTCCTTGCCTTTGTACAACCCATAGGCAGGTATACCCTGCTGTCCCACATTGCGATCAGCCTCAGGAGAGTCTTGGTCGGATACGCACTCTCCTCTGTAGCGGGTGTAATCATTGGCCTATTGATGGGCTACTCGAAGATGGCGTATGCAATCATCTACCCCATTTTTTGCATCATTCGCCCGATTCCAGGAATCGCGTGGATTCCCTTGGCAATTCTCTGGATTGGGATTGGGGAATCGACTATCTACTTCATCATCTTCATGGGAGGATTCTCCCAGATGGTGATGAACACAATGGATGGCGCACAGAACCTCGATACCGAGTTGGTCGGTGTTGCAAAAGTCCTCGGAGCACAGGAGAACCAGATATTCAGTAAGATAGTCCTGCCTTCCACGATTCCCTACATCTTCACCGGCTTACAGACATCACTTTCCACCAGTTGGATGGCAGTGCTAGCCGCTGAGATGATTACCGCTAGAGAGGGAGCTGGTTGGTTGATCCTTGCAGGGATGCAAACCGGCAGGATTGAAAACAATGTCATTGGAATGATCTCCATTGGTGCTGTTGGTCTGGTGTTAGCCTCGTTGTTGAGAAACCTAGAAAGGAGATTATGCACATGGTCCGTGAGAAGTCGATAAATCAGGAAACTCCAATGGTACGGTTGGAAAATCTATCAAAGACATTCCATGTTGAGGAGGGAGATGTACAGGTCCTCGACTCAATCAACCTCGATATCAAGAAGAATGAGTTTCTTGTACTCTTTGGCGCAGGCCAGTGTGGGAAAACCACCCTCCTTAAGATGATTGCAAGTTTGGAGTCCTCCCAAATTGGCAGTATCTCCATTGAGGGAAAACCCCTGAAGGGATTCGACCCAAAGGTGGGAATGGTGTATCAGACCACCGCACTCTTTCCTTGGCTGACGGTCATGGGTAATGTGGAGTTTGGCCCCAAGGTACGAGGAGTCTCCAAAGCTGAACGAAGAAAGAAGGCACAATACTACATAGATCTGGTGGGACTGAACGGATTTGAAAACCACTTTCCCTCCATGCTCTCTGGAGGAATGTGCCAGCGGGTGGGAATAGCGAGGGCCTACTGCAATGACCCCCAGATCATTCTCATGGATGAGCCGTTCGGCCATCTGGATGCCCAGACCCGTTATATGATGGAGGAAGAGGTCGAGAAAATCTGGGCCAAGGAAAAGAGAACCGTCATATTTGTTACCAACAATATTGAGGAGGCTCTCTATCTCGCTGATAGAATCATCATTCTTTCAGAGTGCCCAGCCTCGATCAAAAAAGAGTATACGATTGATCTCCAGCGCCCAAGGAACATGGTGTCTTCTGAGTTTCTCAGACTGCGGGAAGAGATAAGCACCTTGGTTGAATTGAGGGAGGGAGTGTAACATGAGCAAGAATAAAGTTGTTGTATCAAATCTTACGAAGCGGTTTAAAGACCTGCTCGTCCTTGATTCCATTTCCTTCACGGTGAAAGAAGGTGAGTTTCTGTGCTTGGTAGGACCAACGGGGTGTGGCAAGACAACCTTCCTCAACAGCCTGAGCAAGATTCTCACCATTGATTCAGGTTCTATAACCATCGATGGGGAAGCAGTAGATCCACAGAAACACAATCTTGCATACATTTTGCAGGAGTACTCAACATTCCCTTGGTTGAATGTAGAACAGAACATCTCCTATGGGTTGAAAATCAAGGGATTTGACAAGGCTACGATCACAGAACGCACGAATGAGGCGATCTCGATGGTGAATCTTGAGAAGTATCGAAACTACTATCCGAGCGAGCTCTCAGCAAGTATGCTGCAACGCGTTGTCATTGCAAGAGCTTTCGCCACAAAGCCCGACCTTTTATTGATGGACGAACCCTACGGTCAGTTGGACCTGAACCTTAAGTATAAGCTGGAAGATGAGCTGCTAAAGCTATGGGAACAGACGAAAACAACGATTATCTTCATCACGCACAACATAGAGGAAGCTATTTACCTAAGTGACCGCATCTTGGTAATGACCAACAAGCCTACAACCATCAAGACAAGCATCAAGAACAATCTTGCAAGGCCGAGAAAGGTATCAAGCCAAGGATTCGTAGATTTACGAAATGAGGTCACTGACCTCATTAAATGGTGGTAAAATGAAAAATACAAAACCAAACATTCTCTATATCATGTGCGACCAATACCGTTTTGATTGTATCAGAGCATTGGGAAATTCCCAAATACAGACGCCCAACCTTGACCGATTGGTCAAGCGAGGGGTCAGCTTTGAGAATGCATACTCATCCTGTCCGGTATGTATCCCCGCTCGATACAGCATGAGAAGTGGTTGCGAATCCTTCTCAACGGGGTGTTACTGCAATGAGCAGCCAATTCCACCCAAGGGAAAAGAGGGAATACACCTTGATGATTGGGCAGGTGCTTACTTGCCGAAAACAATGACTCAACTAGGATATAGAACCTTTGGTATCGGCAAGTTCCACACATTCCCAGAACAATATGAACCATTGGGTTATGAAGTCCACATCCACACCGAAGAGATGTGGGACTCCCCAGAGCTGCGAGCGAGAGATGGATTTGCCAAGTATATCAGCGAGGACCATCCTGAGTATGGATATGTGGAACAACTGCATGGAGAGCGTACCAATATGTACTATGCTCCCCAGTTAAGTTCCTTTCCAGCTGAACATACCGTTGAGGCGTTCGCAGCAAAGAAAACCATAGAACAGCTGGAAGTGGATGATATACGTCCATTCTTTGGCATGGTTTCCTTCATCGGACCACATCCTCCCTGTGCCCCTCCCATTCCCTACAACCGGTACTACGACCCAGATGGGATGGGAAACCCTGTGCAAGGCAACATAGAAAACGACCACGAAGATGAACAGATTCCCTGGATGAACTATATTGTGTATGCAGATGATATCAATGACGCGTGGGCGAGAAACCTGAAGACACGTTACTATGGGGAGATCACCTATATCGATTCGTGTATCGGCTCAATCCTTGATGCAGTTGAACAAAGAGACGATGCCGAGAATACCATGATCTGCTTCTTTGCAGATCATGGGGATATGCTTGGGGATCATCATGCTTGGCAGAAAGAGTGTTTCTATGAGCCGTCTGTCAAGATCCCATTCATCGTGAGCTACCCTCCACTCTTTGCACCAAACACCCGTTCACAAAATCTGGTCAGTTTGACCGATCTCTTTGGACTGGCCACCAAACTTGCCGGGAAAAGAGAATTGAGAGATGGTATTGATATTGTGGAAGATACAAGGGAGTTCCTCTTCTCCTTCTACGGAAGACCGCAGACTCGCCGTTTCAAGGTGATGGTTCGCCATAAGCAATGGAAGTATATCTTCATGGCGAATGGGGGAAGGGAACAACTCTTTAATCTGGATCATGACCCTATGGAACTGGACAACCTGGTGAATGAGCAGAGAGAGATGGCAACCCTGTTGCGTGAGCAAGTTCTTGAGAAGTGTAAGAAAGAAGCCGACCTGCAGTGTATGGTAAAAGACGAGGCGTTGGTAACCTACCCATTTGAGGCAAGGGAGCTGACCAGGCTTCACCAATTTGCTTTCTCAAAAGGTGTTACAAGCTTCATTGTTCCCTCCGAGAAGCAGTATATGAGCAATCCACATCCGAACTGATAGATGATGGTTAAAGGGGAAGATGTCCATAGATCCGGAGTTCTTCCCCTTAGGCTTCTCTGGTACTGTAAGCCATATCAATGGCAATCTCATGTAATTCATCATGCTGATTTCCTCATGAGAACATGAGGCAGAGCTTGATGCAAGAACCAGCTGAAACCATATCAGGAACATACCAGCAGTATGTTCCTTTTTTACAACAAAGTAGTTTCCTATCCCTGATCCTCAGCGTACAGAAGCTCCTGAGAGAAAAGAGACTGCTCTTTGACTTACAAGATATACCAGAGATTGAAGCCTTGGGAGCGACCGGGGCGAAGTTCATCTGGTCATGCTCTGAAGATACCCGCCCCTGCCACCCCTTGGATGGAGGGAGGGACTCCCCTGTTCAAGAACCATTCCTCTTGGTGTAACCTCTCCTTTAAATTCCTCATCTGCGCATGCAGAAACATAGGAAGTCCTGCAAGATTGTGTATAATGATATAATCAGATCAGACTTCATAAGGAAAACGAGGCTACATGCAAGAGAATTACCTTCAGAGCGAGTTGTACGAATTGGTCAAGACAGATACAAGTATTTTTGAGTTCATTCAATCTGGGTCCCTGGATGGCATCTGGTACTGGGATCTGGAACATCCTGAGCAAGAGTGGATGAGTCCCAAGTTCTGGGAAACTCTGGGGTATAAACCGGGAGAAAAGAAACACCTCTCCAGTGAGTGGCAAGAGATCATCAATCCTGATGACTTGGCGCTGGCTAAAGAAAACATGCAGAAGCATCTTGCTGATCCCAATCATCCCTATGACCAAATTGTGCGATATACCCATAAAAATGGCTCCACAATCTGGATCCGCTGCAGGGGGCTTGCGATCAGGGACAAAGAGGGAAAGCCACTGAGAATGCTCGGAGCCCATACGGACATAACCACTCTGAAGCAGACCGAACTGGAACTCTCTCGCTTGAGTGAAGAGTATGGAAAAGTGTTCAATGGTACGCAGGACGCCATGTTTCTCATGAGTGTCAGCAAAGAGGGTGAATTCCGATTCATACGCAATAACCTTGCCCATCAGAGCAAGACCGGCATTACCTTGAAACATATACGAGGGAAGACTCCCCAAGAACTCTTAGGCAAGGAGATGGGAGACCTTGTTGCAAACAACTACCAGAAGTGTGTTATTGCCAAGCATTCAGTTACCTACGAGGAAGAACTCCCCTTACCAGAAGGAACGCGTTTCTGGTTGACTACCCTGACCCCCATCATACGAGATGGCTCTGTTGCGTATGTGGTTGGCTCAGCAACCGACATGACCAAACGCAAGACGCTGGAACTTCAGCTACAACAATTCGCCAACTACGATACACTGACAGGGCTGCCCAACCGAAGGGTGTTTTATGAACGATTGGAGCGTTTAGTAGCAGATAAGGAGAGAGAAGACGAAAAAGTTGCCCTACTCTACATCGACCTGGATGGGTTCAAGGAGATAAACGATACCTACGGTCATGAGGCCGGGGATGCGGTCCTCATCACCGTAGGCAATCGTTTGGTGAACTTCATTAGTGGCTCCAATTTTGTCGCTCGCCTCGGTGGTGATGAGTTTGCTGTGGTGCTCTCAGAGGTTGATGAGAGCCGGTCAGTAGAGGTAATTGCAAAGACAATCCATGACAAGCTCCAGGAGGTGATGACCATCCGCTCTAACTGCTTTCAGGTAGGAGCAAGTATTGGTATTGCCCTCTACCCTGATAGCAGTAGTGGCAGTGAATCATTGGTCCGTAATGCCGATACTGCCATGTACGAGGTGAAAAAAAACGGCAAAGGCGGGGTGAGGGTATATCAATTGGAAAATGGTTGCTAAAACATCATAGTTTCAATACAAATACTGATAGGGTATACATATCTATCTTGTATTAATTATTTATCGGGTTCCTAAATCCCGTGTTCCATGATAGCGTTAGATACTATCATTTGGCACGGGGCATCATATGTGGTTTCTGCTCTCTTCCATGTCCTTCAAACGCAAACTCATCTTTCTTCTCCTCTGCTCGGTGACCGTTGCAGTCGCTCCGGTTGCCTACTATGTGTATGAGGAGACCAAGGAGATCCTGGTTCAGGAAACACAGGAAAAGGCGATTGATATTGCTGTTACTATCTCAGCATTCTTGAATGATGAGATAAGTGAATACCGCGAGCTTTCTGAGGCTGAAAGCTTATTGGCCGGAAGCGAACTGGAAGCGTATTACCTGAGTCGAAATACCATCTTCCAAGAGATAAAGAACCATACCGATGTCGCCTTTGTCTTCACTGGCGCGTATGTGGATGAAAAGACCAATCGTTATATCCTGGACGGGGAAAACCCCACAAGTGAGTTTTTCTCTCCCTTCGGCAGTACCGACCCACTGAATCCCCTGGAAAGGGAGGTGTACCTTACAGGCAAACCTGTCGCTAGTGAAATTGAGGAAGACCCCATTTGGGGTGAGTATCTCACTGGGTACAGTGCAATCATCGACCATCGTGACAACACACTGGTGGGATGGGTCGGTGTAGATTATGAGTCTTCAGCCATCCAAATTCGTTATGCACGAGTGTCCTGGATACTGGGCATCTGCTTTGCTCTGTTTATCGTCACCACCTCAGCGGTGTTATATTTCATTATTCTCTTCATCCATGGCCGTATCCATAGTGACTACCTGACCAAGCTGGAAAACAGCAGGTCTTTCTCACGGTATCTCGCTCATCTGATCAAGCAGAGAATCCCATTCTTCCTCTTCATGCTCGATGTAGACAAGTTCAAGGCGATCAATGACACGTACGGCCATAGAGTTGGCGATAGTGTGCTTTCCCAAATTGCAAAACGACTGGATGAGACAACCCAGCTTGCAGGTAAGTGCTTCCGCTACGGTGGAGATGAGTTCACCATCCTCTACCCCACCAGTTCACTTGCCAAGGCTGAACTTCTGAAAGAGGAAATCCAGGCAGAGATTGAAACTATCACGGTACCAGAACTACGAGGCACACACCTTGCAATAAGTGTAGGGCTTGCAGCCTGGCAGGAAGACATGAGCGCAGAAGAACTGCTTCGCAAAGCTGACAAGGAACTCTATAGAGATAAGAAGCGGTGAGTCACTTCTTGCCAAGGCAACTCACTGTTCTTTTAAAATCCTCCCATTACACTACTGGACAAGCTTCCCTGAACCAAGCACCATAGGAAGGCAAGGAGGTGCCCATGCACAAGCACAAAGGTTCATGTCTCTGTGGAAACGTAACATTTGAGGTAGAAGGCGACTTTGAGTCTTTCTTTCTCTGCCATTGCAACCTATGCCGTAAGGATACCGGTTCAGCCCATGCAGCCAATCTGTTCTCATCTTCTGCCACACTTAGGTGGCTCTCCGGAGAGAACCTGGTGAAAACCTTTGACTTCCAGGGAAGCGGGCATATCAAGAGTTTCTGCAGCGAATGTGGTTCAGCGCTACCCAACCTCCAGATGGGAGGAACGTTGCTGGTAGTACCAGCCGGATCGCTCGACAGCGAGGTCTCCTTACGCCCCAATGCCCATATCTTCAATTCCGATAAGGCTTCCTGGGATCATGACCTGGAGCATATCCACCGTTTTGAGGGGTTGCCTGAATAGGAGTGCCTATGTAGGCCTCTTTTAAGGGGAAAAAGGCTCAAGATTATCCCTCATATTCTCTCAGACCTTTACCTCTGAGTAGAAATTATCATACATCTTCCAAGCAATCTGTTCACCCTTGAGCAGATGCTTGTCCATCAGCTGTTCAGCTTTCTTTGCATCTCCAATCTTCATCGCATCCAGAATGGAGATATGTTCCTCTACGGTCTTGGCAAGATTTTCTTTGGGGAAATTATGTTCATAACTCCATAACCTCAGGAGGTGGCATTGTTCATTTATGGGAAGGGACATGAGGAGCAATCGCTCGTTCTCGCTACTCTTTGCCAAAAGAGTGTGGAACTCAATGTCAAATGCAATGAACTGGCGTAGATCAACATCTGACTGTTCGCCCCAGTGGTATTGCAACGTATAGAGAGCATCGAGTTTCTCAGCAGTAAGCCGCTCAGTTGCGGCAAAGGCGGAAAGCTTTTCCAGATATCTCCGTATGGAGAATATATCTTGGATTTCTTTACGCGAGGGATTGAATACAGCGTAGGACTTACCGTCATATACAACAATACCTTGACCAACCAACAGTTTGAGTCCTTCACGTACAGGAGTCATGCTTACACCCAACTGAGATGCCAGTGACTCTACGATCAACCGCTCACCTCGATGGTACTGAAGGTTGAATATCTGTTCCTTTATTACGTTGGAGACTTCATCGCTAAGATATCGTTTGGATAAGGGTATTGTTGTTTTCTGCACTCTCTAACCTCCTTTTCCTTTCTACAATATACATGGAACTCAGCAATTTGCAATAAATGAATGACTCCGCCCAATCCGTATAAAAGCGCAAAACATTATATCCCAGCATATTTTGTATATTTAGTATACCATATCTAAAATAGGATTAACAAGATTTTTTATTCTGTATCTATGAGAGAATTTTCCCTTAATTCCTATTTATAAATAATATATATACTTCTCTCTTTCCCTTCTTCCAAATGTATTACCCGAATACTAGTAACAATGCGTACAAAAAAACCCAGAAAGTTTTTGTTGACTTCGTATATTGTATACTATATTCTATATTCAACAAA is from uncultured Sphaerochaeta sp. and encodes:
- a CDS encoding GGDEF domain-containing protein → MSFKRKLIFLLLCSVTVAVAPVAYYVYEETKEILVQETQEKAIDIAVTISAFLNDEISEYRELSEAESLLAGSELEAYYLSRNTIFQEIKNHTDVAFVFTGAYVDEKTNRYILDGENPTSEFFSPFGSTDPLNPLEREVYLTGKPVASEIEEDPIWGEYLTGYSAIIDHRDNTLVGWVGVDYESSAIQIRYARVSWILGICFALFIVTTSAVLYFIILFIHGRIHSDYLTKLENSRSFSRYLAHLIKQRIPFFLFMLDVDKFKAINDTYGHRVGDSVLSQIAKRLDETTQLAGKCFRYGGDEFTILYPTSSLAKAELLKEEIQAEIETITVPELRGTHLAISVGLAAWQEDMSAEELLRKADKELYRDKKR
- a CDS encoding GFA family protein, yielding MHKHKGSCLCGNVTFEVEGDFESFFLCHCNLCRKDTGSAHAANLFSSSATLRWLSGENLVKTFDFQGSGHIKSFCSECGSALPNLQMGGTLLVVPAGSLDSEVSLRPNAHIFNSDKASWDHDLEHIHRFEGLPE
- a CDS encoding GntR family transcriptional regulator, producing the protein MQKTTIPLSKRYLSDEVSNVIKEQIFNLQYHRGERLIVESLASQLGVSMTPVREGLKLLVGQGIVVYDGKSYAVFNPSRKEIQDIFSIRRYLEKLSAFAATERLTAEKLDALYTLQYHWGEQSDVDLRQFIAFDIEFHTLLAKSSENERLLLMSLPINEQCHLLRLWSYEHNFPKENLAKTVEEHISILDAMKIGDAKKAEQLMDKHLLKGEQIAWKMYDNFYSEVKV